The genomic window GCGGAATGTTCCACCGCGCAGGCCAGTTCACAGGTATGGCAGCCGACGCAGCGATCCAGGCGGATGAAGATCTCCTTGGTCTGGTTCATGATCCCCTCCTTGACCGGCCTAAAGGCCCAGTCCGGCGCGCCGCTCGTCAATGGCCGACAGCAGCTTCTCCGCGGCTGATATTGGGTCGAGGTCAACAATGAAATAGCCGCCTGTGAGGCCCCTGACGGTCTTGGTCAATACCTCCGTCACCGCGGGACTGCCCAGGACCGGCACCATGACGCCCACGTGAGTGGGCAACCCGGCGGCCACGGCATAGGCTCCGATGGACACCGCCTTTTCCGATACCGCCTCAGCCGCGGACGCGACCACGGGAAGTTTGTCCGTGTCCACGCCCAGTCTGTTGGCCACGGCTACGGCCAGAGCCACGGCCCGGGAATTGTCCACGCAGGAACCCATGTGCAGGACCGGAGGCAGGGGACCGCCTAGATTGTTGGCCTCTCCGACAGCCGTGAGTACGGCTTTCAGCCCTTCGCCGCAAAAAGTGGAGACGTTGGCCGGATCCATGAAACCGTGCCGCAT from Deltaproteobacteria bacterium includes these protein-coding regions:
- a CDS encoding carbon monoxide dehydrogenase, which gives rise to LRLAIKNFSARKNRPVDIPALKTPVVAGFSVEAIVAALSKVDAQDPLKPVIDNIVQGNIRGVCLFAGCNNVKVPEDRNFTTMARRLLQENVLLVATGCGAGALMRHGFMDPANVSTFCGEGLKAVLTAVGEANNLGGPLPPVLHMGSCVDNSRAVALAVAVANRLGVDTDKLPVVASAAEAVSEKAVSIGAYAVAAGLPTHVGVMVPVLGSPAVTEVLTKTVRGLTGGYFIVDLDPISAAEKLLSAIDERRAGLGL